One part of the Pseudemcibacter aquimaris genome encodes these proteins:
- a CDS encoding GIY-YIG nuclease family protein, giving the protein MSKWVLYILKCNDDTFYTGITNNLEKRISDHESGIGAKYTRGRGPFEIAYTEKHANRNDASKREYEIKKLNRSDKETLIKQGH; this is encoded by the coding sequence ATGTCCAAATGGGTTCTGTATATTTTGAAATGTAACGACGATACATTTTACACAGGCATCACAAATAACCTTGAAAAAAGAATATCCGATCATGAAAGTGGAATTGGCGCCAAGTACACGCGCGGGCGCGGCCCCTTTGAAATTGCTTACACAGAAAAACACGCTAATCGCAATGATGCATCAAAACGTGAATATGAAATTAAAAAATTAAACAGATCAGATAAAGAAACCCTTATAAAGCAGGGTCATTAA
- the cobS gene encoding cobaltochelatase subunit CobS, protein MTTTKGAESGTPDMKLNVRQVFGIDSDMEVTAFAEPNEHVPEIDKNYLFDHDTTLAILAGFQHNRRVMVQGYHGTGKSTHIEQVAARLNWPCLRINLDSHVSRIDLIGKDAITLKDGVQVTEFKEGILPWALQNPTALVFDEYDAGRPDVMFVIQRVLEVAGKLTLLDQNKVIRPHEAFRLFATTNTIGLGDTSGLYHGTQQINQGQMDRWSIVTTLNYLPHEHEENIIAAKMPMMQNEEDIKIIKQMVQVADLSRKGFINGDISTVMSPRTVLTWAENFEIFKDLGFSFRLSFLNKCDELERPVIAEYYQRCFGEELKGGSIISTSAE, encoded by the coding sequence ATGACTACGACAAAGGGTGCAGAATCCGGCACACCAGATATGAAGCTGAATGTTAGACAAGTTTTCGGCATTGATTCTGATATGGAAGTCACTGCTTTTGCAGAGCCAAATGAACATGTTCCGGAAATTGATAAAAACTACCTTTTTGATCATGATACAACGCTCGCTATTCTTGCTGGTTTTCAACATAACCGCCGCGTGATGGTACAAGGTTATCATGGTACCGGTAAATCCACACACATTGAACAGGTTGCAGCACGTCTTAACTGGCCTTGTTTGCGTATTAACCTCGACAGTCACGTCAGCCGTATTGATCTTATTGGTAAGGATGCCATTACCCTTAAAGACGGGGTACAAGTCACAGAATTTAAAGAAGGTATTCTGCCGTGGGCCTTACAAAATCCAACCGCACTTGTATTCGATGAATATGATGCGGGTCGTCCAGATGTGATGTTTGTAATCCAGCGCGTGCTTGAAGTCGCAGGTAAGCTTACACTGCTTGACCAGAATAAAGTGATCCGCCCACATGAGGCATTCAGATTATTCGCCACAACCAATACAATTGGTCTTGGTGATACATCCGGTCTTTATCACGGCACACAACAAATCAACCAAGGGCAAATGGACCGCTGGAGCATTGTAACAACGCTTAATTACTTGCCGCATGAACATGAAGAAAACATCATCGCGGCGAAAATGCCGATGATGCAAAATGAAGAAGACATCAAAATCATCAAACAAATGGTTCAGGTTGCTGATCTTAGCCGTAAGGGCTTTATCAATGGTGACATTTCAACCGTGATGTCCCCGCGTACCGTACTAACGTGGGCAGAGAATTTCGAAATCTTTAAAGATCTAGGATTTTCTTTCCGTCTGTCGTTCCTGAATAAATGTGATGAACTGGAACGTCCGGTTATTGCAGAATATTATCAGCGTTGTTTCGGTGAGGAATTAAAAGGCGGCAGTATAATTTCAACTTCTGCCGAATAA
- a CDS encoding J domain-containing protein, whose translation MQQKAHIRDCEWHRCPKEGRYRIQASSDMNDIHWFCALHARTFDLSVVSSGPFFGSAGPNWTQEQKAKSKTYQNYSKPYPDINKSVRMKHATGEKLIEYTREDIANLKVLGLDTGANLDEIKKAYKTLVKHCHPDQNPDLEHGTYIFTKVTEAYNALKEKDFNK comes from the coding sequence ATGCAACAGAAAGCACATATACGCGACTGCGAATGGCATCGATGTCCGAAAGAAGGCCGCTATAGAATACAGGCCTCTTCAGATATGAATGACATTCACTGGTTCTGTGCGCTTCATGCACGAACCTTTGATTTAAGTGTTGTTTCATCTGGTCCTTTCTTTGGCTCAGCGGGCCCAAACTGGACGCAAGAACAAAAAGCAAAAAGCAAAACTTATCAGAATTATTCCAAGCCGTACCCGGACATAAATAAATCCGTTCGTATGAAGCATGCCACTGGTGAAAAGCTGATTGAATACACCCGCGAAGATATCGCAAATCTAAAAGTTTTGGGCCTTGATACAGGTGCAAATCTGGATGAAATAAAAAAAGCATATAAAACACTTGTAAAACATTGCCATCCAGACCAAAATCCCGATCTTGAACATGGTACATATATATTTACCAAAGTGACAGAGGCCTATAACGCCTTGAAAGAAAAAGATTTTAACAAATAA
- a CDS encoding cupin domain-containing protein, with protein MPKAVPLLSKIPEKSEFYQKYWNKSPFIIKGGIDKTVLQELIPAEELAGLSLEEDIRSRIVMSGATPKDWTCEHGPFDEEKYSTLPEMNWSLLVQDVEKNHPPTASLLGEFAFSPSWLIDDVMVSYSVPGGGVGPHIDSYHVFLVQGQGKRSWKIGHDPIQMGEYIEDIDLKILKHEFDGDVFDVEAGDIIYIPPYFPHSGETTQESLTYSVGFLGPSLSEMMVEFGHFIEEQEKLNSRYAGAKLDEQSSGDDMSVGEVENFRNSMRDAINSEHFEAWLRSYFDDQCD; from the coding sequence ATGCCCAAAGCCGTGCCGTTACTTTCAAAAATTCCTGAGAAATCAGAATTTTATCAGAAATACTGGAATAAAAGCCCTTTTATTATCAAGGGTGGGATAGATAAAACAGTGCTGCAAGAGCTGATCCCTGCTGAAGAGCTGGCGGGACTTTCATTAGAAGAGGACATACGTTCCCGGATCGTCATGTCAGGCGCCACACCGAAGGATTGGACATGCGAACATGGCCCATTTGACGAAGAAAAATATTCGACGTTACCAGAAATGAACTGGTCTTTACTTGTTCAAGATGTTGAGAAAAACCACCCGCCCACGGCATCATTGTTGGGCGAGTTTGCATTTTCACCTTCTTGGCTGATTGATGATGTGATGGTTAGCTATTCGGTGCCGGGTGGTGGTGTTGGTCCGCATATTGACAGTTATCATGTATTTTTGGTTCAAGGACAGGGAAAACGGTCATGGAAAATTGGCCATGATCCAATTCAGATGGGAGAATATATCGAAGACATCGATTTAAAAATTCTAAAGCATGAATTTGACGGTGATGTGTTCGATGTGGAAGCAGGGGATATTATATATATTCCGCCATATTTCCCACATTCCGGCGAAACCACCCAGGAAAGTTTGACGTATTCCGTTGGGTTTTTGGGGCCGTCCTTATCAGAAATGATGGTTGAATTTGGCCATTTTATCGAGGAACAGGAAAAATTAAACAGCCGCTATGCTGGTGCAAAACTTGATGAACAATCCTCCGGTGATGATATGTCTGTGGGTGAAGTGGAAAATTTCAGAAATTCGATGAGAGACGCCATCAATTCTGAACATTTTGAAGCATGGCTAAGATCATATTTTGATGATCAGTGTGATTGA
- a CDS encoding AEC family transporter, protein MFAELFNVVSPVLLISLIGFIWVKKEYEFPTDFITRINMNLGAPCLVFIGLLGLRDDISAMTTFMFASLVAIVILLVASAIFVYMAGLPKRGYIIALSSSNCGNMGIPLCLFAFGNIGMSYAIAFYVVGSIFQYTVSLLISHGNMKIHELLRLSILWGIVAAAYFIMTGTEPPIWLMNTTELLAGIMIPLMLLALGASLARLQIIKLGKIATIGAIKMAVGIGIGIVVANWFGYTGVDRNVLILQMSMPVAVFSYLLAARYNRNPDEVASLIFTTTLMSFALVPLMLLFLF, encoded by the coding sequence ATGTTTGCTGAACTTTTTAATGTTGTTTCACCAGTACTGCTTATTTCATTGATCGGTTTTATCTGGGTAAAAAAGGAATATGAATTTCCAACCGATTTCATCACCCGCATTAATATGAATTTAGGTGCGCCGTGTCTTGTCTTTATCGGACTGCTTGGTCTGCGTGATGATATTTCCGCGATGACAACATTTATGTTTGCTTCACTGGTGGCGATTGTGATCTTGCTTGTTGCATCCGCAATTTTTGTTTATATGGCCGGGCTTCCGAAACGGGGATACATCATTGCCCTTTCGTCATCAAATTGTGGCAACATGGGTATTCCTTTATGTCTGTTTGCCTTTGGCAATATCGGCATGTCATATGCTATTGCCTTTTATGTGGTCGGTTCCATTTTCCAATATACAGTGTCTCTGCTGATATCTCATGGGAATATGAAAATCCATGAACTATTAAGGCTTTCAATATTATGGGGTATTGTCGCAGCTGCCTATTTCATCATGACGGGAACTGAACCACCCATTTGGCTTATGAATACAACAGAACTGCTAGCCGGAATTATGATCCCGCTGATGCTTCTTGCGCTTGGAGCATCACTTGCGCGACTTCAAATCATTAAACTTGGCAAAATTGCAACAATCGGCGCCATAAAAATGGCCGTCGGAATTGGTATCGGTATCGTGGTTGCGAACTGGTTCGGATATACTGGTGTGGACAGGAACGTTTTGATCTTACAAATGTCAATGCCGGTCGCGGTATTCAGTTATTTGCTCGCCGCCCGCTACAACAGAAACCCAGACGAGGTCGCGAGCCTGATCTTCACAACCACGCTCATGAGTTTCGCACTTGTTCCGTTAATGCTGCTGTTTTTGTTTTAA
- a CDS encoding serine hydrolase domain-containing protein — MRLLKFITLILFSVVSASHAASVSDVVTNFKKDFKAKLKENKVPGGAYAIIHNGEIIAMEGHGVRALGSNKKVTPDTVFRLASVSKTFAAGLTAQLVEDNEFSWDDKIVDYVPEFRFKTKSYSDNLTVNHILSQSSSLVHNAYDNLIEANYDMPRIIDKFSEIDPMCKLGQCYGYQNVLYSLIEPVIEQSTNASYTDNMHRKIFDPLEMEHSSLGYESFLETDNRAEPHLLTRKGWVKTKVKPSYYNILPAAGVNASIADMTKWVKAQMGYYPESYSQGVIDTVTTKRVRTRKEMRKRNWRSALKNAHYGYGWRLYDLKGGAEETDLVYHGGSVAGFRSEIAYSKEKDLALVILLNAETRMGSDLNAEFWQEVYKPEAKAKAKPKAQPRQIAKAAPVKSKNSPGWSRTSVPRDKPKNIPATR, encoded by the coding sequence ATGCGACTATTAAAATTTATTACTTTGATTTTATTTTCGGTGGTTTCAGCGTCGCATGCTGCATCGGTTAGTGATGTTGTCACCAATTTCAAAAAAGATTTTAAAGCCAAGCTTAAAGAAAACAAAGTGCCTGGCGGTGCGTATGCCATTATTCATAATGGTGAAATTATCGCCATGGAAGGGCATGGTGTTCGCGCACTTGGTAGTAATAAAAAAGTAACGCCTGATACTGTTTTCCGCCTTGCCAGTGTTTCAAAAACATTTGCCGCGGGGCTAACCGCGCAGCTGGTCGAAGATAATGAATTTAGCTGGGATGATAAAATTGTTGACTATGTCCCGGAATTTCGTTTTAAAACCAAAAGTTATTCAGATAACTTAACGGTTAATCACATACTTTCGCAAAGCTCGAGCCTTGTTCATAATGCCTATGATAATTTGATTGAGGCAAATTATGATATGCCGCGTATCATTGATAAATTCAGCGAAATTGATCCAATGTGTAAGCTTGGCCAATGCTACGGTTATCAAAATGTACTTTATAGTTTGATTGAACCTGTGATCGAGCAATCCACCAACGCAAGTTACACAGATAACATGCATCGTAAGATTTTTGATCCGCTTGAAATGGAACATTCATCACTTGGATATGAATCGTTCCTTGAAACGGATAACCGTGCAGAGCCACATTTACTAACACGTAAAGGCTGGGTTAAAACAAAGGTTAAACCAAGTTATTATAACATCCTGCCTGCGGCGGGTGTAAATGCCAGTATCGCTGATATGACTAAATGGGTTAAGGCACAAATGGGCTATTATCCGGAAAGCTATTCCCAAGGTGTGATTGATACAGTGACAACGAAACGCGTTCGTACCCGTAAAGAAATGCGTAAACGCAACTGGCGTTCAGCACTTAAAAACGCGCATTATGGTTATGGCTGGCGTTTATATGACCTTAAGGGCGGGGCAGAAGAAACGGACCTTGTTTATCATGGTGGTTCGGTTGCCGGTTTTCGTTCGGAAATCGCATATTCCAAGGAAAAAGATCTTGCGCTTGTGATCCTGCTGAATGCGGAAACACGTATGGGCAGTGATTTAAATGCTGAGTTTTGGCAAGAGGTCTATAAACCCGAAGCAAAAGCAAAGGCAAAGCCAAAAGCACAGCCAAGGCAAATTGCAAAGGCTGCGCCAGTAAAGTCAAAAAATTCACCTGGTTGGTCACGTACGAGTGTTCCGCGCGATAAGCCGAAAAATATTCCGGCAACCAGATAA
- the cobT gene encoding cobaltochelatase subunit CobT has product MSKGNLQKLEDFKRAVSSTVRVLAGDPEVEVSFGTAPSPKPGQLRLPMVYSDMSAAEIAELRGQGDSFSLNKRFHDNSLHYKYMPKGDIAVDVYNSIEDARVEAIGSMEMKGVAQNLKAHLENHYENHEMTKCEGDKQVFLGDVMKLLVRERLTHELPPENTRKAVNDLRYEIEEKAGEHLDELIANIHDQDQFSILSRKIIADLDLARDYNDTQEQEDQTNDDMDDQADSNQQVEEEIENEQESDEDGIEESGEQSEDESDDGATGEMSTEMTTEELMEMLKQAQSEEASPPRNDNDPFGFASGPGYQAYTREFDECIAAEELCDPDELIQLRKKLDQQLYHLQGMVSKLANRLQRFLMAKQTRAWEFDLEDGILDTARLTRVVTNPTHPLSFKIEHDSDFKDTVVTLLVDNSGSMRGRPISIAAMCGDILARTLERCGVSVEILGFTTKAWKGGKSRIKWTEDGKPDNPGRLNDLRHIIYKSADTPLRRSRNNLGLMLREGLLKENIDGESLLWAHNRLIGRPEERRILMVISDGAPVDDSTLSSNNANFLEEHLRHVIEVIETKSPVKLLAIGIGHDVTRYYKNAITIMDAEQLGGAITDQLAMLFDDK; this is encoded by the coding sequence TTGAGCAAAGGCAATCTTCAAAAATTAGAAGATTTTAAACGCGCCGTATCCAGTACGGTGCGCGTACTTGCTGGTGATCCGGAAGTAGAGGTTAGCTTTGGCACGGCCCCTTCCCCAAAACCAGGGCAATTACGCTTGCCAATGGTATATTCCGATATGTCGGCTGCAGAAATCGCCGAACTTCGCGGTCAAGGGGATAGCTTTTCCCTGAACAAACGTTTTCACGATAATTCACTTCATTACAAATATATGCCCAAGGGTGATATTGCCGTTGATGTATATAATTCTATCGAAGATGCGCGTGTCGAGGCCATCGGCAGCATGGAAATGAAGGGGGTCGCACAAAACCTAAAAGCGCACCTGGAAAATCATTATGAAAACCATGAAATGACCAAATGCGAAGGCGATAAGCAGGTCTTCCTTGGTGATGTGATGAAGTTACTAGTCCGTGAACGTCTTACCCATGAATTGCCGCCGGAAAACACCCGCAAAGCCGTTAATGACTTAAGATACGAAATCGAAGAAAAAGCAGGCGAGCATTTGGATGAATTAATCGCCAACATCCATGATCAAGACCAGTTTTCTATCCTGAGCCGCAAGATCATTGCCGATCTTGATCTTGCCCGTGATTATAACGACACACAAGAACAAGAAGATCAAACCAACGACGACATGGATGATCAAGCCGACAGCAATCAACAAGTCGAAGAAGAGATCGAAAACGAACAGGAAAGCGACGAAGACGGCATAGAAGAAAGCGGCGAACAATCAGAAGATGAATCTGACGACGGCGCAACCGGTGAAATGTCAACGGAAATGACCACCGAAGAACTGATGGAAATGCTAAAGCAAGCCCAATCAGAAGAAGCGTCGCCACCGCGCAATGATAATGACCCGTTCGGCTTTGCATCCGGTCCGGGTTATCAAGCCTATACCCGTGAATTTGATGAATGCATCGCCGCAGAAGAATTATGTGACCCTGATGAGCTGATCCAGCTACGTAAAAAACTGGATCAACAGCTTTATCATTTACAAGGTATGGTTTCGAAGCTAGCGAACAGATTACAACGTTTTCTAATGGCGAAACAAACCCGCGCATGGGAATTTGACTTGGAAGACGGCATTCTGGATACAGCGCGACTGACCCGCGTGGTGACCAACCCGACACATCCGTTATCATTTAAAATTGAACATGATAGTGATTTTAAAGACACGGTTGTGACCTTACTTGTGGATAATTCGGGGTCAATGCGTGGTAGACCGATTTCAATCGCGGCCATGTGTGGTGACATCCTCGCAAGAACACTGGAACGTTGCGGTGTAAGCGTTGAAATTCTTGGCTTCACCACCAAAGCGTGGAAAGGCGGAAAATCCCGCATCAAATGGACAGAGGACGGTAAACCGGATAACCCGGGACGCCTTAATGACCTGCGTCATATCATTTATAAATCTGCTGATACGCCACTACGCAGAAGCCGAAATAACCTTGGTCTTATGCTACGTGAAGGATTGCTTAAGGAAAATATTGATGGCGAAAGCTTATTATGGGCGCATAACAGATTAATAGGTAGACCAGAAGAACGCCGTATTCTCATGGTTATTTCCGATGGTGCACCTGTTGATGACAGCACGCTTTCATCAAACAATGCAAACTTCCTTGAAGAACATCTTCGTCATGTGATTGAGGTTATTGAAACCAAGTCACCGGTGAAACTACTGGCGATTGGTATTGGTCATGATGTGACGCGTTATTATAAAAACGCCATTACCATTATGGATGCGGAACAACTTGGCGGCGCGATTACTGATCAACTTGCGATGCTATTTGATGATAAGTGA
- a CDS encoding enoyl-CoA hydratase/isomerase family protein: MTILFDKNENGIARITLNRPEVHNAFNDEMISDLYDAFKKLQNDDDCKVVVLSGNGVSFSAGADLNWMKKAADYSYGENLDDANRLSDMLNALYHLPQLTVTCTKGANMGGALGLISCSDIVVADESSRFSFSEVKLGLVPATISPFVIKAIGERQAKRYFQTAENFGVEKAKEIGLVHEITTSEDALDGFLETLFYNIKNNAPMAMRSAKDLVSQIGGREITDGLRENTAEQIAKTRVSSEAREGLTAFFDKRKPDWKNNV, translated from the coding sequence ATGACAATTTTATTTGATAAAAACGAAAATGGTATTGCGCGTATTACTTTAAACCGTCCGGAAGTTCACAATGCATTTAATGATGAAATGATCAGTGATCTTTATGACGCCTTCAAAAAATTACAAAATGACGATGATTGCAAAGTGGTGGTGCTTTCCGGTAATGGCGTTAGCTTTTCCGCGGGCGCTGACCTTAACTGGATGAAGAAGGCAGCGGATTACAGTTATGGTGAAAATCTGGATGACGCAAACCGGTTAAGCGACATGCTTAACGCGCTTTATCATTTACCGCAATTAACGGTTACCTGTACCAAGGGTGCTAATATGGGCGGTGCGCTTGGGCTTATTAGTTGTTCTGATATCGTTGTTGCCGATGAAAGTAGTCGTTTTTCATTTTCCGAAGTAAAATTGGGATTGGTCCCCGCAACCATTTCACCATTTGTGATTAAGGCCATCGGTGAAAGACAGGCAAAACGGTATTTCCAAACAGCCGAAAATTTCGGTGTTGAAAAAGCAAAAGAAATTGGCCTGGTTCATGAAATCACAACATCGGAAGATGCGCTTGATGGTTTTCTGGAAACACTTTTCTATAACATCAAAAATAATGCGCCAATGGCGATGAGATCCGCGAAAGATCTGGTTAGCCAAATTGGCGGGCGGGAAATCACAGATGGCCTTCGTGAGAATACAGCCGAACAGATTGCCAAAACGCGCGTTTCATCAGAGGCAAGAGAAGGGTTAACCGCATTTTTCGATAAAAGAAAACCGGACTGGAAAAATAATGTTTGA
- a CDS encoding BolA family protein, whose product MSVKETIEAKINDQIKPEQLEVIDESHKHAGHAGARPEGETHFHINMTASALNGQSRVNRQRMIYKVLADELAGPIHALSLDVKGTED is encoded by the coding sequence ATGTCAGTAAAGGAAACCATTGAGGCAAAAATCAATGATCAGATCAAACCTGAGCAATTAGAAGTCATCGATGAATCCCATAAACATGCTGGTCATGCCGGTGCCAGACCGGAAGGTGAAACCCATTTCCATATCAACATGACGGCAAGTGCCCTAAACGGCCAGTCACGCGTTAATCGTCAACGTATGATTTATAAAGTACTTGCTGATGAACTCGCTGGCCCCATCCATGCATTATCGTTGGATGTAAAAGGCACAGAAGATTAA
- a CDS encoding carboxyl transferase domain-containing protein: MATIKSNIDVHSEEFQTNKSVMDTLISDLKEKIAMIENGGAEKYRERHVSRGKLLPRDRIRRLLDKGSAFLEFSQFAAYDVYDSDVPAAGIITGIGRVAGLECVIVCNDATVKGGTYFPLTVKKHLRAQEIAAKNNLPCIYLVDSGGANLPNQDEVFPDRDHFGRIFYNQARLSSQNIPQIAVVMGSCTAGGAYVPAMSDENVIVKEQGTIFLAGPPLVKAATGEVVSAEDLGGGDIHTRVSGVADHLADDDNHALELTRSIVSNLNRQKSHDLVMREPQEPLYHPDEIYGVVPSELKIPYDVREVIARVVDGSEFDEFKKRYGPTLVCGFAHIYGMPVGIVANNGVLFSEAALKGAHFVELCSSRKIPLVFLQNITGFMVGEKYETGGIAKDGAKMVTAVSCAEVPKFTVIIGGSFGAGNYGMCGRAYDPRFLWMWPNARISVMGGEQAAGVLSTVKRDGMERAGKNWSDSEEADFKKPIIDQYEKQGHPYYSSARLWDDGVIDPADTRRVLGLSLSASLNAPINETKFGTFRM; encoded by the coding sequence GTGGCAACCATCAAAAGTAATATTGACGTTCATAGTGAAGAGTTTCAAACTAATAAATCAGTCATGGACACATTAATCAGCGATCTTAAAGAAAAAATCGCTATGATTGAAAATGGTGGTGCGGAAAAATATCGTGAACGCCATGTATCTCGTGGAAAATTGCTTCCACGTGACCGGATCAGACGTCTGCTTGATAAGGGTAGTGCGTTTCTCGAGTTTTCTCAATTTGCTGCTTATGATGTTTATGATAGTGATGTGCCAGCCGCCGGGATTATCACTGGTATTGGCCGTGTCGCTGGTCTTGAATGTGTGATTGTTTGTAATGACGCCACCGTTAAGGGCGGGACTTATTTCCCATTAACGGTGAAAAAGCATTTGCGGGCGCAGGAAATCGCGGCGAAAAATAATCTACCGTGTATTTATTTGGTGGATAGCGGCGGCGCGAACCTTCCTAACCAAGATGAAGTTTTTCCTGACCGTGACCATTTCGGACGCATTTTTTATAATCAGGCAAGATTGTCGTCACAGAATATCCCGCAAATTGCTGTCGTGATGGGATCATGCACGGCGGGTGGGGCCTATGTTCCAGCGATGAGCGATGAAAATGTGATTGTAAAAGAGCAAGGTACCATTTTCCTTGCCGGACCGCCATTGGTGAAAGCGGCAACAGGCGAAGTCGTGAGCGCAGAAGATTTAGGCGGCGGTGATATCCATACGCGCGTTTCCGGCGTTGCGGATCATTTGGCCGATGATGATAATCACGCGCTTGAATTAACGCGGTCCATCGTATCAAATCTGAACCGTCAGAAATCACATGATCTTGTGATGCGTGAACCACAAGAACCGCTGTATCACCCTGATGAAATTTATGGTGTGGTGCCGTCGGAACTTAAAATCCCATATGACGTGAGAGAGGTAATCGCTCGGGTCGTTGATGGCAGTGAATTTGATGAATTTAAAAAACGCTATGGCCCGACCCTTGTTTGTGGTTTTGCCCACATTTACGGCATGCCGGTTGGTATTGTGGCGAATAATGGTGTTCTTTTTTCCGAAGCTGCACTTAAAGGTGCCCATTTTGTTGAGCTATGCTCATCACGTAAAATCCCGCTTGTTTTCTTGCAAAACATCACTGGGTTTATGGTTGGTGAAAAATATGAAACGGGCGGCATCGCCAAGGATGGCGCCAAAATGGTAACCGCCGTATCGTGCGCTGAAGTGCCGAAATTCACAGTGATCATCGGTGGCTCATTTGGGGCGGGTAATTATGGCATGTGCGGCAGGGCATATGATCCGCGTTTCTTATGGATGTGGCCCAATGCCCGTATTTCAGTGATGGGCGGTGAACAAGCGGCCGGGGTTCTTTCCACAGTGAAACGAGATGGTATGGAGCGCGCGGGCAAAAATTGGTCGGATAGCGAAGAGGCCGATTTTAAAAAGCCGATCATTGATCAATATGAAAAACAAGGTCACCCATATTATTCATCAGCAAGACTTTGGGATGATGGTGTGATTGATCCTGCGGATACAAGACGTGTTCTTGGTCTTTCATTATCTGCAAGCCTTAATGCCCCGATAAACGAAACAAAATTTGGTACTTTCAGGATGTAA
- a CDS encoding LysR family transcriptional regulator, which translates to MIENYQLRYFLAVVETGSFTKAAKRVFVTQPTLSAGIKKLEEDLGKKLFNRTSKRVFLTESGTRFVPHAKSILYQLNLAEADIKSTGHSNVLKLGILSTIPINIVSTILSAFEREDGKVVIELFEGTEQEIQNRLEEGQIDIAMTILRPTQNQEKIPLYKEGYSIALPKHHPLAKQETIHPEDFAGEPTIVRSRCEILSETSRFFTDNNVRPRLVYNTTQDERAIAMVAAGVGFTTMPDHYEHDGVRRVKMIGYDFKREIGFVKTSYNLSDESEALLKQFTDFTKTHLPEITYES; encoded by the coding sequence ATGATTGAAAATTATCAACTTCGTTATTTTTTGGCCGTTGTCGAAACCGGAAGTTTCACAAAAGCCGCCAAAAGAGTATTTGTCACCCAACCCACATTATCTGCCGGCATTAAAAAACTTGAAGAGGATCTTGGGAAAAAATTATTCAACCGAACATCCAAACGTGTTTTCTTAACCGAAAGTGGGACGCGGTTCGTTCCGCACGCAAAATCCATCCTTTATCAATTAAATTTGGCTGAAGCCGATATCAAATCCACCGGCCATTCGAACGTCTTAAAACTTGGTATTTTATCGACTATTCCAATCAATATCGTCAGCACTATTCTTTCTGCATTTGAACGCGAAGACGGCAAAGTCGTCATCGAACTGTTTGAAGGGACAGAACAGGAAATTCAAAACCGCCTTGAAGAAGGGCAAATTGATATTGCCATGACAATTTTAAGACCAACGCAAAATCAGGAAAAAATCCCGCTTTATAAAGAGGGATACTCAATAGCCCTTCCCAAACATCACCCGCTTGCAAAGCAAGAAACCATCCACCCAGAGGACTTCGCAGGTGAACCGACAATCGTCAGATCAAGATGCGAAATATTAAGTGAAACAAGTCGTTTTTTCACAGATAACAACGTAAGACCCCGCCTTGTTTATAATACCACACAGGATGAACGGGCCATTGCCATGGTCGCTGCTGGTGTGGGATTTACCACAATGCCGGATCATTATGAACATGATGGCGTTCGCCGCGTCAAAATGATTGGTTATGATTTCAAGCGGGAAATTGGATTTGTAAAAACATCCTATAACTTAAGTGATGAAAGTGAAGCGCTCTTGAAACAATTCACCGATTTTACTAAAACGCATTTACCCGAAATTACTTACGAAAGCTGA